CCCATTTTAAAGAAACGGCGCCGCAGTTTTTGCATTTATACATTATTTATAAGCTATTATTAATATTTTCCTTAGCGCATATTATGTCTAAGATATTTATATTTTCTTAGTAAAAAATTTGCCGATTTATTAATTTTAACTCTTTATGAGATATAAAACAAGGTTTATCGGGCGGTTTAACGTTTAAACGTAATATTCTTCAAAAGAAGGCCATAGGAGCTTAATATTTTTGCTTATGCCGTATTCGTCGTTCATTAAAGGATATAATCGATACCTTTTTTCACAAGCGGTTAAAAAAGACTTTTTAAAAATTGACTCTATTTCTTCCTTATAATCGTTTAAAAAATTTTTAGATGCCTTAACGCTGTCCGCCGCATAATCCCCCGCTAAACTTCCGGATATTATTGCATTTAAAATGCCGGCTCCGGTAACCGGGTGAGTCAAACCGGCGGCGTCTCCGCAAAAAACTATATTGCCAGAGATTAAATCGTTCAGTCCCGATACGGGAACTAATCCGGATGTTTTTTCTATAACTTCGCTTCCTATAAGCCCTTCGCTTTTTAATTCATCGGCAAACTTTTTTAAACAAGCTGAAAGATTAACATCGGAAACAGGCTTTTCAACGCCGATGCCCACATTTGCATAATTGACTTTAGGAAAAATCCAGCCGTAGCCGTAAGGTATATAATTCCTAAAATAACAGAACACCGAATCTAATTTTCTTAAAAGTTCCGTTTTTATCTGCAGCGCATAAATATAAGATTCTCCATGGGAATTATAAGATTTAAAAATATTGTTTGGACCTGCCGCTATTATTAAGTAATCATAATAAATTTCATATACTATTTTTTCTAAAACATCGAGCACTTCTATACAGTTTTTTTGTCTGTCTATCTTATAAACCCTTGAACCCGCAAACAATTTTGAACCTAATTGCACGGCTTTCTCCGACAGATTTAAATCGAAAATATCCCTGTTTAAAATATAGCCGCTGCCGGCGTGTTTATAAGTTTTATTTCCTGCATTAATGTAAATATATTGTATTTTTTGGTTTACGGCGGAAAGCAATGAATTCATATCGACGTAGGAACTTATGCCGGAAGAAACAAACTCTGCGCACTGCACAGGCAATCCTATAGTTCTTCGTTTGTCTATTAAGATATTGGGTATTCCTTTTTTGGATAAAGCTATCGCGGCCGAAGAGCCGGCTGGACCTGAGCCTATAATTGCAACCTTGGTTTTCATTTAATCAACTGCCGATTATACGGTATATCAATACCCTGTTGTTGTTAGTGTCGGCAATAGCAATGTATTTTCCGCTTAAAGACATAGATATATTAGATTCATGATTAAAATTATTTTTGCCGATCCCGGGAGTTCCAAAATTGTAGGCTTTTATAACGTTATAACCGTCGGCTAATTTAAATACGGTTAAAATGCTTCTGCCGTAATTAGCGACGTAAAGGTAACCGTGTTTATAAACTATGCCGACCGGATGATAAAGCCTATGCCCCGACTGTCCTTTTATTCCTATGGCGCCTATATAATCGAACTGCCTGTTAAAAACAAGTATCTTTGAAAGACCGTAATCGGAAACGTAAATATATTTTTTAGAAAAGGTAATGCTTACGGGTTTTTTAAGTTTAAACGCAACAGTTAAGTTTTTAACTGCGCTTTTGCCTGAAATATTTGAAGAATTTGAATTTTTTTTATTTTTTTTGCCTTTTTTGCTTTTTTTCTCTGTACTTTCGCTTCCGCTTTTTTGGCTTCCGTTTATTTTTGCCGAAAGAGCGTTTCCTTCATTGCTTTTAATTAAAGAATTCCCTATGCTTTCATAAAAATTGCCGTTTTTTGAATAAACCGCAATATCGTCGGCTCCGGAGTTTGCGACATATATTTTGCCGTCGGAAAATGCGACGCAGGTAGGCTGTATAAGCATTCTTTTTTGATTTTTAGATATGCCGAATTCAGATACGAAATATCCGTTAGGTTTAAAAACCTGTATTCTTGAATTGCCGGAATCTACTACGTAAACTCTTTCAGGATTGCCATGTGCAGCCGCAAAAAGCGGAATCATAAACTCGCCGGTAGTTTTACCTTCTATTCCCCACTGCCTAATATAACGACCTCTAATGTTAAACTTCAAAATCCTTGAATTACCCGAATCGACGACGTAAATATTATTTCTTTTGCCGAATGCAACGCCGGCCGGACCTTTAAGGCGATATCCCGCTCCGATAACCCTTACCAGCTTTAGCGAAAACGGAGCCTTTTTAAAATAAAGGCCAAACCTCTTCTGTAAAAGCAGAAATGCAAGAATTACTATAATAATTATGCTTAATAAAAAAAAGGCCTTATTAAGTTTATCTTTCTTAATTTGCATGGTCATAGCATCTTACCTCGAATAAAATTTATTTTTTATAATAACATATTAATTAATTTTAATAAATATGATTTTATAATTAGAAAAATCCGATTTAATATTGAAATTACCCACGCTTTTTATGCAGAAAACATAATAGCCGTTTCTTAAAACTTTACTATTTACATTATAAAAAAATTTATTATTTTGCAAGCTAAATCTTTTTTTAAAATTTAAATTTTGAAAAGCAAAAGGTTTTGATGAATTACACTGCAACTTAACCGCGTTTTTTTTATTTTTATAATAACTGCGATAAATTAAAAAACCTTTAATTTTATCTAAATCGTAAACATAGCGATAAACTATGCGAACTGTTTTTTTATTTTTTTCGGCTTTCAATATAACCGGAGAATGCGGCGGAACGATTTTAGGAGGCTGGGGATAGCCCGTTTTAGCGCATCCAGGCAATAATAAAAAAGATATTGCGGCCAATAAAACATAAAGTATTGAAAAAACAAAATTTCTTTTTTTATTTAAGAGAAAATAAAAATAGCTTATCGTTTTTGATCTCTTTTTCATAATCTTTTAAAATATTTTTTATTTGTTTAAATGCGGTTCCACCAATCGTTTTTTTAGAATTTACCGATGTTTCGGGATTAAAAACGTTAAATATATCTTTATCTGCAATATCTATAATATTTTTATATTCTTTCAGAGATAACTCGGAAAGTTTTTTGCCTTTATTTTCCGCGTAATTCACTATTTTGCCGACAGCTTCGTGCGATTTTCTGAAAGGCAAGCCTTTTTTAACGAAATACGTCGCCATATCGGTGGCATAAATAGTATCGTTTTTAAGCCCTTTCGACATAACGTCTTTATTAAATTCCACGGTTTTTATTATTTCTTTAAATATCGAAAGCGAATCGAAAACCGTCAAAGCGCTTTCCATTACCGGTTTTTTGTCTTCCTGCATATCCCTGTTGTAAGCAAGAGGTAAAGATTTCATCATAATGAAAAGCGAAATAAGATTGGATATTACTCCTCCTGTTTTACCCCTGATCAATTCGAGAACGTCCGGATTTTTTTTCTGCGGCATAATGCTTGAACCGGTCGTAAATTCGTCTTTTAATTTTATAAAACCGAATTCAAAACTGTTCCATATGATAAGTTCTTCGCAAAATCTGGAAAGATGCATAGCTATCATAGAAAGGGAAAAATTAAATTCTATCGCGAAATCCCTGTCGGAAACCCCGTCCATACTGTTTCTGGAAACTTTTCCGAATCCTAAAATTTCCGCTTCGAGAGACCTGTCGATATCAAAATCGACGCCTGCAAGCGCGCCGCTTCCTAAAGTTAAAACGTCGGCGGTTTCGTAAGCCGAAGTTAATTTTTTAAAATCTCTCGTAAACATTTCGTAGTAAGCGGACAAATGATGCGCCAGCGATACCGGCTGTGCATGCTGAAAGTGGGTATAACCTGGAATTACGGTTTCTATATTTGAAGCGGCGGAAGAAACAAGTTCTTCTCTTAAAGCTATTAACGCCTCCGCGATTTTCTTAATTTCATTTTTTACGTAAAGCCTGAAATCGACAGATACCTGATCGTTTCTTGACCTTCCGGTATGCAGTTTCGGTCCTGAAGAAGGCAGCAGCTCAATAAGCCTCCTTTCTATATTCATATGAATATCTTCATATTTTTTATTAAGGGTTAATTCGCCGCTTTTAATTTCCCTTTTAATTCTTAAAAGAGCTTTTTCTATATCTTTTTTTTCTTTTTCGGTAACTATGCCGGCTTTTTTCAGCGCGTACAAATGAGCGATACTGCCGTCTATGTCAAAATCGGCAAGCTTTTTATCTATATCCAGCGATGCCGTGAAATCAGCGGTAATTTCCGATATATCCTCTATAAAACGCCCCCTTACGAAGTTATTATGTTTAAGGAGACCGGTTTTTTCGGTTTTATTTTTATTTTTCATTTCCATTTTGTGGCAGTACCGGAATTGAATTCCAGTACTACATTAATTTATAGCGCAAAGATTTTAAGTGGATGAAGCCGGTTGCGTCGTTTTGCGAATAAGAGCCTTTATCGTCCTCGAAGGTAACGATATTTTGGGAATAAAGGCTGTTTTTTGATTTTCTGTATAAAACTTTAATGTTTCCTTTATATAGTTCTAAACCTATTGTACCGTTAACAGAGGTTTGAGTAGAATCGATAAGCGATTGAACGGCTTTTAATTCGGGGCTGAACCAGCTGCCTTCGTATATTAGCTTTGAATATTGCGGGACAAGGCTGTTTTTTAGTTCTATTTCCTCTCCTGTCAAAGTTATCGATTCCATAACTCTATGCGCAAAACTTAAAACCGTTCCTGCCGGAGTTTCGTAAACGCCCCTGGATTTCATTCCCGTAATTCTAGTTTCTACTATATCTGCCCTGCCTATAGCATTTCTGCCTGCTATCGTATTGAGCGTATCTACGATTTTGAACGGATTCATTTTCTTTTTATTTAAAGCTATCGGATTTCCGTTCTTATATTCAATTTCTATTTTTTCGGGCTTGTCCAAAGCTTCTTCGGGAGATACCGTTATTTCAAACATGGATTCTTCGGGAGCGTTTTCCAAGTCTTCTAAAATTCCCCCTTCATAACTTATATGAAATAGATTTTTATCGCTGGAATAAGGTTTGGCCTTTGTTACCGGAACTGGAATACCGTTATCATTAGCGTATTTTATAAGTTCTGCTCTGGAAACTATATCCCACTCCCTCCATGGCGCTATAACTTTTATTTGCGGATTAACGGCTGCATATGCAAGCTCAAATCTTACCTGATCGTTACCTTTGCCTGTGGCGCCGTGAGCAACATACTTTGCACCTTTTTCTGTAGCTATTTCTATCTGTCTTTTAGCTATTAAAGGTCTTGCTATAGAAGTGCCCAACAAATAAGCGCCCTCGTAAAGAGCGTTTCCTCTAAGCATTGGAAATATATAATTTTCGGCAAATTCTTCTTTCATATCTTCTACTATAGCTTCCGAAGCTCCGGTTTTTAAAGCTTTTTCTTTAACCGCCGCAAGATCTTCTTTCTGCCCTACATCGCAGCAATAAGCAATAACCTCGGCTTTATAAGTATTTATCAGCCATTTTAAAATTACGGAGGTGTCGAGGCCTCCGGAATAAGCTAGTACTATTTTGTCTTTACCGCTGTTTTTGATTGCACTTTTGCTTTTCTTTTTTAACTGAGCCATAATAAAATATTATCCTCCTACGAAAATTTTTTCCATAATAGCTTTTTGAACATGCAACCTGTTTTCCGCTTCCTCGAAGACTATAGGCGCAAACCTTTCAAACACATCTTCGGTAACTTCTTCGTTTCTATGGACGGGCAGGCAGTGTAAAAAAATAACGTCTTTTTTTGCATTTTTTACTACGTTATCGTCTATTATAAAAGGCTTTAATTTATCTATTTTTTCTTTTTCCTCGTCCTGCCCCATACTTATAAAAACATCGGTAGTAATAACGTCGGCATTTTTTGCCGCATATATTTTATCGTTTATTATGCTGAATTTGCCGCCTTTTTTTTCGGATTCTTTTTTAACTTCATAATTTATTTCGAATCCTTCCGGCATAGCTAAAACAAGCTCGAAGTTGAGCATGGCCTGAAGACTAACCCATGAATTTGCCATATTGTTAGCATCGCCGAAATAAACTATTTTTAAATTTTTTATAATACTTTCGGCTTCTGAGCGAGAATCGCCTTCGATTTTTAAATTTCTTTTTTTTATTTCGTAAACGGTAAATATATCGGTTAATATCTGCGCGGGGTGATATAAATCGGTAAGTCCGTTTATTACCGGTTTCTCGAAATATTTCGCAAAAGTTTCTATTCTTTCCTGTTCGAAAGTCCTTATAACGACGCCGTCTAAATATCTGCTTAACACCCTTGCAGTATCTTTAACAGGCTCTCCCCGTCCCAGTTGAAGATCTCTTGACGACATAAAAATAGGATGTCCGCAAAGTTCGACTATGCCGACCTCAAAAGATACTCTCGTCCTTGTAGAAGACTTCTCGAATATCATTCCGATTTTT
The DNA window shown above is from Candidatus Acidulodesulfobacterium acidiphilum and carries:
- a CDS encoding argininosuccinate synthase is translated as MAQLKKKSKSAIKNSGKDKIVLAYSGGLDTSVILKWLINTYKAEVIAYCCDVGQKEDLAAVKEKALKTGASEAIVEDMKEEFAENYIFPMLRGNALYEGAYLLGTSIARPLIAKRQIEIATEKGAKYVAHGATGKGNDQVRFELAYAAVNPQIKVIAPWREWDIVSRAELIKYANDNGIPVPVTKAKPYSSDKNLFHISYEGGILEDLENAPEESMFEITVSPEEALDKPEKIEIEYKNGNPIALNKKKMNPFKIVDTLNTIAGRNAIGRADIVETRITGMKSRGVYETPAGTVLSFAHRVMESITLTGEEIELKNSLVPQYSKLIYEGSWFSPELKAVQSLIDSTQTSVNGTIGLELYKGNIKVLYRKSKNSLYSQNIVTFEDDKGSYSQNDATGFIHLKSLRYKLM
- the argF gene encoding ornithine carbamoyltransferase; this translates as MKSAKNFLSVYDFSKDEIYDVLLRSDILKAERGRKNSCLEGKKIGMIFEKSSTRTRVSFEVGIVELCGHPIFMSSRDLQLGRGEPVKDTARVLSRYLDGVVIRTFEQERIETFAKYFEKPVINGLTDLYHPAQILTDIFTVYEIKKRNLKIEGDSRSEAESIIKNLKIVYFGDANNMANSWVSLQAMLNFELVLAMPEGFEINYEVKKESEKKGGKFSIINDKIYAAKNADVITTDVFISMGQDEEKEKIDKLKPFIIDDNVVKNAKKDVIFLHCLPVHRNEEVTEDVFERFAPIVFEEAENRLHVQKAIMEKIFVGG
- the argH gene encoding argininosuccinate lyase, with translation MEMKNKNKTEKTGLLKHNNFVRGRFIEDISEITADFTASLDIDKKLADFDIDGSIAHLYALKKAGIVTEKEKKDIEKALLRIKREIKSGELTLNKKYEDIHMNIERRLIELLPSSGPKLHTGRSRNDQVSVDFRLYVKNEIKKIAEALIALREELVSSAASNIETVIPGYTHFQHAQPVSLAHHLSAYYEMFTRDFKKLTSAYETADVLTLGSGALAGVDFDIDRSLEAEILGFGKVSRNSMDGVSDRDFAIEFNFSLSMIAMHLSRFCEELIIWNSFEFGFIKLKDEFTTGSSIMPQKKNPDVLELIRGKTGGVISNLISLFIMMKSLPLAYNRDMQEDKKPVMESALTVFDSLSIFKEIIKTVEFNKDVMSKGLKNDTIYATDMATYFVKKGLPFRKSHEAVGKIVNYAENKGKKLSELSLKEYKNIIDIADKDIFNVFNPETSVNSKKTIGGTAFKQIKNILKDYEKEIKNDKLFLFSLK
- a CDS encoding NAD(P)/FAD-dependent oxidoreductase; amino-acid sequence: MKTKVAIIGSGPAGSSAAIALSKKGIPNILIDKRRTIGLPVQCAEFVSSGISSYVDMNSLLSAVNQKIQYIYINAGNKTYKHAGSGYILNRDIFDLNLSEKAVQLGSKLFAGSRVYKIDRQKNCIEVLDVLEKIVYEIYYDYLIIAAGPNNIFKSYNSHGESYIYALQIKTELLRKLDSVFCYFRNYIPYGYGWIFPKVNYANVGIGVEKPVSDVNLSACLKKFADELKSEGLIGSEVIEKTSGLVPVSGLNDLISGNIVFCGDAAGLTHPVTGAGILNAIISGSLAGDYAADSVKASKNFLNDYKEEIESIFKKSFLTACEKRYRLYPLMNDEYGISKNIKLLWPSFEEYYV